The following are encoded together in the Strongyloides ratti genome assembly S_ratti_ED321, chromosome : 2 genome:
- a CDS encoding Endonuclease G, mitochondrial — protein MEQRKAIHIFIVVTIIFLIFGILYYNYGTFETELEKYGIPTSDNIRSMDDFLISYDTRNRIPYWVLEVINLKNLNRSQGNNRKNKKFVSDKNFYKTFQSTTKDYYMSGYDRGHMAAAGNYLHSNKTMQNTFILSNIAPQVGKNFNQGLWSHLEEKIRTYIKKSIYKTAHILTGPLFIPKKIERGNRTLYIMEYEVLKGRVAVPTHFFKVIIFSNDNNVTYQSYIMPNAEISGSVNKFLSNISDIENYTGFRIFPKIDFSKLKMLLN, from the exons ATGGAACAAAGAAAAGCAAtccatatttttatagtggTAACTATTATCTTCCTGATATTTGGTATTCTCTATTATAACTATGGGACATTTGAAACAGAACTAGAAAAGTATGGTATACCTACAAGTGATAATATTAGAAGTATGGAcgattttttaattagttATGATACTAGAAACAGAATACCGTACTGGGTACTTGaagttattaatttaaaaaatttaaatcgTTCTCAAGGTaacaatagaaaaaataaaaaatttgtttctgacaaaaatttttacaaaacatTTCAATCAACAACTAAAGATTATTAT ATGTCAGGTTATGATAGGGGTCACATGGCTGCGGCTGGCAATTATCTACATTCAAATAAAACTATGCAAAATACCTTTATTTTAAGCAATATTGCACCTCAAGtgggaaaaaattttaaccaAGGACTTTGGAGTcatttagaagaaaaaattcggacatatataaaaaaaagtatttataaaactgCCCATATCCTTACGGGTCCCTTATTTATACCAAAAAAGATTGAACGGGGTAATAGAACGTTATACATAATGGAGTATGAAGTACTAAAAGGAAGAGTGGCTGTACCaacacatttttttaaagttattattttttcaaatgacAATAATGTTACATATCAAAGTTATATTATGCCTAATGCAGAAATATCAGGATctgtaaataaatttctaagTAATATAAGTGATATCGAAAATTATACAGGATTTAGGATATTTCCCAAAATTGATTTTAGCAAacttaaaatgttattaaattaa
- a CDS encoding Phosphatidylinositol 5-phosphate 4-kinase has translation MERSTKKKFRGKKKKCLIPKLKLFRSKEPILSVFMWGINHTMSELMHVPPPGLLLPDDFKASSKIKVDNHFFNKEHMPSHFKIKQYCPNVFRSIREQFGISQREFLASLVYNEPELVVAESSGTSKLYISYDKKFVIKTLDSDNVGELLSILPKYHEYVVSKRGKTLLPQNLGLYRITVDGDICYLLVMRNIFGCKYAIHKKYDLKGSTIQRQASEKERTKDLPTFKDNDFLDDNYKIYLPSDAKEQLMGLLRSDTEFLTKLHLMDYSLLVGIHDIDRAIAEEEAKEPNIHSSPGGESSGGEEIMCPSPPDSPLPSTGAFTTKSEGIDLENEFFAIISSPVSDKKLIYFIGLVDILTYYGVKKRTASAAKSVKYGSEAKELSTVKPEQYARRLIEFINKSVVTPSST, from the coding sequence ATGGAAAGgagtacaaaaaaaaaatttagaggaaaaaaaaaaaagtgtctCATACCAAAACTTAAATTATTCCGTTCCAAAGAACCAATTCTTTCTGTTTTTATGTGGGGAATTAATCATACTATGTCCGAATTAATGCATGTACCTCCACCTGGTCTTTTACTTCCAGATGATTTTAAGGCAAGctctaaaattaaagttgataaccatttctttaataaagAACATATGCCTTcgcattttaaaattaaacaatacTGCCCTAATGTTTTTCGTTCAATTCGCGAACAATTTGGGATTTCACAACGTGAATTTTTAGCATCATTAGTATATAATGAACCTGAATTAGTTGTTGCTGAAAGTAGTGGAacttcaaaattatatatatcttatgataaaaaatttgtaataaaaacaCTTGACTCTGATAATGTTGGAGAGTTACTTTCTATCTTACCAAAATACCATGAATATGTTGTATCAAAAAGGGGAAAAACATTACTACCACAAAATCTTGGTCTTTATAGAATCACTGTTGATGGTGATATATGTTATCTTTTAGTTATGCGAAATATCTTTGGCTGTAAATATGcaattcataaaaaatatgatctTAAAGGTTCTACTATTCAAAGACAAGCTTCTGAAAAAGAACGCACAAAGGACCTTCCAACttttaaagataatgattttttggatgataattataaaatatatctgcCTAGTGATGCAAAAGAACAGTTAATGGGTCTTTTGAGGTCCGATACTGAATTTTTGACAAAACTTCATTTAATGGATTATTCACTTCTTGTTGGTATTCATGATATTGATCGTGCAATTGCAGAAGAAGAAGCAAAAGAACCAAATATTCACTCATCTCCTGGGGGTGAATCTTCTGGAGGTGAGGAAATAATGTGCCCATCACCGCCAGACTCTCCTCTTCCTTCAACAGGGGCGTTTACAACAAAATCTGAAGGTATTGATCTTGAAAATGAGTTTTTTGCTATAATATCTAGTCCAGTATcagataaaaaattgatatattttattggaTTAGTTGATATTTTAACGTATTATGGTGTTAAGAAGCGCACAGCTTCAGCAGCTAAGTCAGTTAAATATGGTTCTGAAGCCAAAGAATTATCTACAGTAAAACCTGAACAGTATGCACGAAGGTTAATTGAATTCATTAATAAATCCGTCGTCACCCCATCCTCaacttaa
- a CDS encoding DEP domain and Winged helix-turn-helix DNA-binding domain-containing protein, whose translation MVALVKKLRNSVLISSFNSEGHTPKKRFSNNEFGGKHRFDHRFSTFESREQWISQKDIDGLKSGKFRQTRSFVIIGRLFKYGVPRTVHTKMLKSYKDSFTGREATLFLMTNIVPRVYDPKPGTDYRSISISLLSYFLREGFIIEVGKNSKEENFKDSTSKLYCINENYTFPEIPYDFNPTESCRFEQSTFSTKRGVFYNNTRQRMISLSQDSGFNSSLPMESPELSPNTTNVIENLIPEYISLSTENKSDDNTIPEEIELSPSTPVNRNSRFSKSDFSSTSFNTITYPSTSYSNLVVINSDSKVFETIHSNRSRTSVILYTDQDNFEIFYDSDTASDSGEREIFAECGPNGHALTHEMIYGVALRGFLREIVGSEVRRKLLKQLNYSCSDLKRNLENVNVNQIVYVEPENDVIPRILSSISAVTESSDNGKVVEDMSEYDNLLHMIEADQLDHFEGRPYLPDDFTKLILKMAFFYKSDNKKIRMTLKYSKQNGRNILKEFKPLSNEFLASIPEDFDWKNERNIFVFEKDTSRTLGSGLLTYDIEEEDSAEFLDLISSLLLLLPSYIRRRIQLFVKYMVEVEENSSFQIKEDVPNRYFLLRDFSNILVDSTSMTVSVWITTFFLDNFSKIFTFPPKIQATVSALHKTSPPRPTKKLHEDGKLCTDHECYRCFQYVNKQLRTQLTYIITNPNLTNTVRKKELETFKSRYPYIYYEMFPKNTTKLSKRLYSAVKSIFSK comes from the exons ATGGTTGCTCTTGTTAAGAAGCTTCGAAATTCCGTTCTAATTTCTTCATTCAACTCTGAAGGTCATACCCCAAAAAAACGATTTAGCAACAATGAATTTGGTGGAAAACATAGGTTTGACCATAGATTCAGTACATTTGAATCAAGAGAACAATGGATATCTCAAAAAGATATTGATGGATTGAAAAGTGGCAAATTTAGGCAAACAAGAAGt tttgtTATAATTGGAcgactttttaaatatggtGTTCCTAGGACAGTTCATACGAAGATGTTAAAAAGTTACAAAGATTCCTTTACTGGTAGAGAGGCTACTTTATTTTTGATGACAAATATTGTACCAAGAGTATATGACCCTAAACCTGGTACAGATTATAGAAGTATTTCTATATCATTATTGTCATATTTTTTACGTGAAGGATTTATTATTGAAGTTGGAAAAAATAGTAAGGaggaaaattttaaagattcaacatcaaaattatattgtattaatgaaaattatacttttccCGAAATTCCTTATGACTTTAATCCAACGGAAAGTTGTCGATTTGAACAGTCAACTTTTTCAACAAAAAGAGGagtattttacaataatacaAGACAACGAATGATATCACTTAGTCAAGATTCTGGATTTAATAGTTCTCTTCCAATGGAAAGTCCCGAGTTGTCTCCAAACACAACAAATGTTATTGAGAATCTTATACCAGAATATATTTCACTTTCAACTGAAAATAAGAGTGACGACAATACTATACCAGAAGAAATTGAATTATCCCCATCGACTCCAGTTAACAGGAATTCTAGATTTAGTAAGAGTGATTTTTCTTCAACCAGTTTTAACACTATTACATATCCATCAACTTCCTATTCTAACTTGGTTGTCATCAATTCAGATAGCAAAGTTTTTGAAACTATACATAGCAATAGATCAAGAACAAGTGTTATTTTGTATACTGATCAagataattttgaaattttttatgattctGATACAGCTTCAGATTCTGGTGAAAGAGAAATATTTGCTGAGTGTGGTCCTAACGGTCATGCCTTAACTCATGAAATGATTTATGGTGTTGCATTAAGGGGATTCTTAAGAGAGATAGTTGGTTCAGAAGTTAGAAGGAAATTGTTAAAGcaattaaattattcttgTAGTGATTTAAAAAGGAATCTTGAAAATGTTAATGTAAATCAAATCGTCTATGTAGAACCTGAAAATGATGTAATACCTCGAATTCTGTCATCTATTTCTGCAGTAACAGAGAGCAGTGATAATGGTAAAGTTGTTGAGGATATGTCAGAGTATGATAACCTTCTCCATATGATTGAGGCAGATCAATTAGAtcattttgaaggtagaccttATCTTCCTGATGATTTTACAAAACTAATCTTAAAAATGGCATTTTTCTACAAAAgtgataacaaaaaaatccGAATGACATTGAAGTATTCTAAACAAAATGGGCGAAACATTTTGAAAGAGTTCAAACCATTGTCAAATGAATTCCTGGCTTCTATACCTGAAGATTTTGATTGGAAAAATGAAAggaatatttttgtttttgagAAAGATACAAGTAGAACTCTCGGCAGTGGATTACTTACATATGATATTGAGGAAGAAGATTCTGCAGAGTTTCTTGATTTAATTTCTtcacttttattattattacctTCTTATATTAGAAGGAGAATACAGTtgtttgttaaatatatggTTGAAGTGGAAGAAAATTCTTCATTCCAAATTAAAGAAGATGTACCAAATCGCTACTTTTTGTTGCGtgatttttcaaatattctGGTGGATTCAACTTCTATGACTGTTTCTGTATGGATAACAACATTCTTTTTAGATAATTTCTCCAAGATATTTACTTTTCCACCAAAGATACAGGCGACGGTCTCAGCTCTTCATAAAACATCACCACCAAGGCCaactaaaaaattacatGAAGACGGTAAATTATGCACAGATCACGAATGTTACCGATGTTTCCAATATGTTAACAAGCAACTTCGTACTCAACTAACATACATCATAACAAATCCTAATTTAACTAACACTGTTCGTAAAAAAGAACTGGAGACATTTAAATCACGTTATCCATACATATACTATGAAATGTTCCCTAAAAATACAACCAAATTATCTAAAAGATTGTATTCAGCTGTGAAGtctattttttctaaataa
- a CDS encoding Transmembrane protein 26 family-containing protein gives MVDSFFKRCCSRMKLFIFIFLPLFYTLTKGSIIDRLPHCSKSQIMEGEIKETNEVGNNISVFSVSQLQMSLNDTVCLLVSNNNETNILYTLQYLRLEQHYPIIGSYNFGIPLVSTNCICDCPGGDKVCSISTYNYKNCSNMGDNKNICYRTYYDSQSNTGCFGSQKSEVCCEISFEPYKNLVYKTIKVKQPDTILVFQYKIFERIHQRWRLYDEDIFEIPLNKGEAKFELMGYNKIQLSVSGGKPHRQLEPGMYFWQEGESDKLIRGNVPINDIQETSLDKLGWMRQENNGFWSIRKGQIKIKNAHHVDIENCKLQKYKSMLNAEQFIIDTSNNNEKNISLGNILTEEPWVKSINVEDGRVMKVIHSEGISIFGTVKTQFKPLMLTHSSQFSSFNGTIQLDKESNRFLNITFYEAKGTVIGMVYSSEDKTNIDIVFSVLIDGTSTREFNCIITVPGSVNSTRYVCFHPAGDVRGQQCSWLPYKSVPLPVYTVSHRWVSKVGECDRCNERGLENLFVQMDPRKWFDGINTTTELLMFIFEISIGILIVLIIITMCTKCIIPLFRCGICITKIPKKRHICKMLRINEEEDHCDTCLLHNRPPITIKKHHHHHHNQHRKISNSFRNNNDPDDEAQFFMTKFSQGDMILFNITRAILARSLFIIHSILTIWQTVKIRGESSIWTFALISISIVIEGSHTIIMRVGDERKWFSPSIALYIASTAPPIWLMETKMCEWRKDDELRKEDGLYFQLIEQLLLVVLIIGRWMLPKGEISREQLSQILLAYLAISSDIVEFFDVFKEKVVYTNYTVQLLVLGAWTLSLLQFPFILTNTRARKMRVAITVTEYDESTINFNNNNKLNVIYDIDIWAIVLANGLQDIPFLCVRLFLIFQYRLVTYTMMFFICKNALIIALQTYRGFVLFNDRYLGNKQQQQSPLQRSSRIEMKGIPIPHQQQQQQPHHLNSSGVKRKKRSSNGIRNTKPKYSPEV, from the exons ATGaaactatttattttcatttttttgcCACTTTTTTATACGCTTACAAAAGGAAGCATTATTGATAGATTGCCGCATTGTTCTAAATCACAAATTATGGAAGGTGAAATTAAAGAAACTAATGAAGTGGGAAATAATATTAGTGTTTTTAGTGTTTCACAACTTCAGATGTCTTTAAATGATACAGTTTGTTTATTAGTATCA aataataatgaaacaaatattttatatacattacAATATTTAAGATTAGAACAACATTATCCTATTATAGGATCATATAATTTTGGTATACCATTAGTTTCTACAAATTGTATATGTGATTGCCCTGGTGGTGATAAAGTTTGCTCAATATCcacatataattataaaaattgtagtAATATGggtgataataaaaatatttgttatagaACATATTATGATTCTCAATCAAATACAGGATGTTTTGGATCTCAAAAAAGTGAAGTTTGTTGTGAAATTTCTTTTGAaccatataaaaatttagtttataaaactataaaagtaaaacaaCCAGATACAATTTTAGtatttcaatataaaatttttgaaagaaTCCACCAAAGATGGAGACTTTATGATGaagatatttttgaaataccATTAAATAAGGGTGAGGCAAAATTTGAATTAATgggatataataaaatacaacTATCAGTATCAGGGGGTAAACCACACAGACAACTAGAACCTGGAATGTATTTTTGGCAAGAGGGTGAAAGTGATAAATTAATTCGTGGAAATGTACCAATAAATGATATTCAAGAAACATCACTTGACAAATTAGGTTGGATGCGTCAAGAAAATAATGGATTTTGGAGTATACGAAAAggtcaaataaaaattaaaaatgctCATCATGTTGATATTGAAAATTGTAAACTTCAAAAGTACAAATCAATGTTAAATGCAGAACAATTTATAATTGATACTTCTAATAATAACGAAAAAAACATTTCATtaggaaatattttaacagaAGAACCATGggtaaaaagtataaatgtAGAAGATGGAAGAGTAATGAAAGTAATACATTCAGAAGGAATAAGTATATTTGGAACTGTCAAAACACAATTTAAACCATTGATGTTAACACATTCTAGTCAATTTTCATCTTTTAATGGAACAATTCAATTAGATAAAGAAAGtaatagatttttaaatataacattttatgaAGCAAAAGGAACAGTGATTGGTATGGTATATTCATCAGAggataaaacaaatatagaTATTGTCTTTAGTGTTTTGATAGATGGAACTTCAACAAGGGAATTCAATTGTATTATAACAGTACCAGGAAGCGTTAACTCAACAAGATATGTCTGTTTTCATCCAGCTGGAGATGTTAGAGGACAACAATGTTCATGGTTACCATATAAATCAGTACCACTTCCTGTATATACAGTGTCACATCGTTGGGTATCAAAAGTTGGAGAGTGTGATAGGTGTAATGAAAGAGGtcttgaaaatttatttgttcaAATGGATCCTAGAAAATGGTTTGATGGAATTAATACAACTACAGAacttttaatgtttatttttgaaatatcaattggtattttaattgttcttattattataactatGTGTACAAAATGTATAATTCCTTTATTTAGATGTGGTATTTGTATCACAAAAATACCTAAAAAAAg acATATTTGTAAAATGTTAAGAATAAATGAAGAAGAAGATCATTGTGATACATGTTTACTTCATAATCGACCACcaattactataaaaaaacatcatcatcatcatcataaTCAACATcgtaaaatttcaaatagttttagaaataataatgatcCTGATGATGAGGCACAATTTTTTATGACAAAATTTAGTCAAGGAGatatgatattatttaatattactagAGCTATCCTTGCCCgaagtttatttattatacattcaattttaacaatttggCAAACTGTCAAAATTCGGGGTGAATCTTCTATTTGGACATTTGCATTAATTTCTATAAGTATAGTTATTGAAGGATCACATACTATTATAATGCGTGTTGGAGATGAAAGAAAATGGTTTTCACCATCAATTGCATTATATATAGCATCTACAGCACCACCAATATGGTTAATGGAAACTAAAATGTGTGAATGGAGAAAAGATGATGAATTAAGAAAAGAAGATggtttatattttcaattgatAGAACAATTATTACTAGTGGTACTTATAATAGGGCGTTGGATGTTACCCAAGGGTGAGATAAGTAGAGAACAATTATCACAAATATTATTGGCATATCTG gcCATCTCATCAGATATTGTGGAATTTTTTGAtgtatttaaagaaaaagtagTTTATACAAATTATACAGTCCAACTTTTAGTACTTGGAGCATGgacattatcattattacaatttccatttattttaacaaatactAGAGCAAGAAAAATGAGAGTTGCAATAACAGTAACAGAATATGATGAatcaacaataaattttaataataacaataaattaaatgttatcTATGATATAGATATATGGGCTATTGTATTAGCTAATGGTCTTCAAGATATACCATTTCTTTGTGTACGactttttcttatttttcaatatagaCTTGTAACATATACAATgatgttttttatttgtaaaaatgcTTTAATTATTGCCCTTCAAACATATAGAggatttgttttatttaatgatagaTATCTTGGAAAtaaacaacaacaacaatcACCATTACAAAGATCCTCAAGAATAGAAATGAAAGGAATACCAATACCTcatcaacaacaacaacaacaacctCATCATTTAAATAGTAGTGgagtaaaaagaaaaaaaagatctTCAAATGGAATTAGAAATACAAAACCAAAATATTCACCtgaagtataa